The Nematostella vectensis chromosome 6, jaNemVect1.1, whole genome shotgun sequence region CATCCAGATAATTGGAAGATTGTAAAATGTTACTtagatatttttctttgtgagATACTTCATCTTCAGACAAGCATTAGCCCCTTGCTTTATGCTTTATTTTGTGTTGTCAGGGGATGCAGGCATTAAAACACTATCTTAGAACATATTTTTTAACTTAAGCTATGACTGAAGAGGGCATGGATTGACGGACCTTTAGTCTTCCTATGTGAAGTGCTTTGGATTATAttctaaaaaagaaagctGTACTGAGTAATGGCCTACTTCCTAGGTAGGGAAGGGGCTGTTTAGTATGTTTTGAGATGAAATTTTTAAACCAAGTTTGAAAACTCTTATAGTTTTTGAGTGTGAGAATAGAAGTTGGACGATTTTTAAATGGAGTTAACACAAAATTGCTTGTTacattttatttccatttttttggtATATCTGGCTTTTATACATTGTCTGTAAAGCAGACAGCTATCTGAAACCACAAAGACAGGCTTTTAGACATTCTAGGAAATACTTCTGGCTAACTTGAATTAAGAGACAGGGGCTTATGGCTTTCAAGTGCCGTATGATTAGTGAATTATCCCGTTTTATGCTGCTTTTTCTCCCTAGTAAGGTTTAGGGTTGGTTGGTATATATGTACTTCACAAATATTTTACAAAGTAAAATAAGTATACCATTCTTGATACCTTGAAATGGCCAGGTTTCAGTTTTTAGCATTAACCCAGTAGCACCAAATATAACCTCAAAAGGTTTTGCATACTGAGCTTGTTGTTTATCTAAATGAATCTTATTCTGTTTGtctaaaactatttttattaCAGATACATGTTCTGGACCGACTGGGGAGAAGAGCCTAAAATTGAGCGTGCAGGAATGGACGGCACACAAAGAACTGTTATTGTATCGAAAGATATTTTTTGGCCTAATGGCTTAACAATAGATCACAATGATAAACGAATCTATTGGACTGATGCTAAGCAACATCACATTGCAACTACAGACTTCAATGgcaaagaaaagagaacaatTATACGGGGAACATTACCCCATCCATTTGCAGTCAGTTTGTACGGAAATAAACTCTACTGGACTGATTGGACAACAAAGTCCATTCATTCATGCAACAAAAAGACAGGTTTTGGGAGACTCAAATTGCAGTCAAATGTGTACTCGCCGATGGGGATCCATGTATTTGAGAAAGCAAGACAGGATCCATTACCAAAAGGTAGGTCAGACTGGTAGGTGTACACTGTACAATACAGTGAAGTATGGAGAGAGTGGGTACATGACCTTCTGTAGGCCAAAGAGAGACGTCATCTGCTTCGATATGCTATATTACAGGCACTGTCAGGACCATTAGTCTGTTGACATGAGGTCATTTTTAAGtcatttctttgtatttcagtCTTTTGAGGGATTGTATTTCTCTCTATAACAATAAGATTTCTATCGAGAGTTGACTGTAATATTGAGTATTTGGTAAATTtggaaaataagcaaatagtTTCCGTTTCATGCACTCATTGCAATGTTAGGGGTtttcaaaactttttggtagaGGGCTGGCAGATATACTACTGTTTTGGTTAAAAAGCACAAATCAAGCAATTATTACCCCCACAACGCCCCTTGTGAATTATATTGAATGTTTCTTATATGTTTATCAACAGGACGTAAAGGCTGTGGCTTGAATAATGGAGGTTGCAGCCATCTTTGCTTGCTCTCCCCCCAAGGCATCTCCTGCGCATGTCCAACTGGTGTTAGGCTTCTACTGGACAACAAAACCTGCGAAAATGGGCCCAAACATTTCCTTCTGCTTGCAAGACGGACAGATCTACGGAGGATCTCACTAGACACCCCTGACCACACTGATGTAGTTCTACCCTTTGTGGGGATCAAGCATGGAATAGCTGTCGACTTTGACCCTATTGAGGAGTATATATACTGGAGTGATGACACCCTACAAGTCATCAAGAGAGCCCATATTGATGGGAAAGGTAGACCCATCATAAAGTTGTTGGGAATTACTACATAGTATTAGTGTCTTCCAAAAAATGTTTATCCAATTTTGTTACTTCCTAGCATGGACAACCTGTAAGGAATCGTGAAGGGGAGGAGCTATTGAACACTATTGAACTGTGTTTCTCAATTCAATTTTCAGTTCAGTTTtatttctattcaattttacATTAGTGGTTACTCAACCCACAAATAGCATAGCTAATCGACATGGGTTGagttttcaatatatttgaataattgttctattttgtttttatttatattgaaagaaaaggcaacaaaaaaatactctctcacacacacaaacacacacagaAAATACTAGACTTAGTTTGGGAATTCAACAAAAGAAAAGCATAGTATAGGTTGCTATTTGAAATTTCTTTTGATTCAGGCCCCACACTCTCTGCTTTCTGCATCTAGGTTCGGCCTCTGCCTTTGAATCCTCTCAGCAAGTCTATTGTTTCATGTCATTCCAGGTGTTGAGACAGTGGCATCAGTTGAAGTTCAGAATCCTGAAGGCATCGCTGTTGACTGGATAGCTCGTAACCTGTACTGGACAGATACTGGAATGGACAGGATAGAAGTCAGCAGACTTAATGGCACTTCCCGCAAGATTCTTATCTCAGAGgacctgtgggaaccaagggcTATTGTTGTCGACCCAGGAAAGGGGtgagttgtttttatttgcttttgtCCTAAAGTGATACAGTAAATCTATCtaaattcaaagaaatatTATATGAAATGTTTGATGTTTCTATATTTTCTTCAGCTAAAGTACCGAATATGGTTTCTACTTGAACTTTATTCTCTTCCTTTtctgatttttattttgttttattgccaGGCACATGTACTGGACTGACTGGGGAGAACACCCAAAGATTGAGCGAGCTGATCTTGATGGTGGTAACAGAATTATCTTAGTAAACAGCTCTGTGACATGGCCTAATGGCTTAACTATTGACTATTCCGACAACAAGATATACTGGGCAGATGCCAAGCTTGACAAAATCGAAGTCATGGATGTAGATGGAAGCAATCGTAGGGTGGTTCTTGACAGCAATATACGGCATGTTTTTGGGTTGACTCTTCTTGGAAACTACCTCTATTGGACAGACTGGGAGCGCAGGAACATAGACAGTGTTAATAAGTTTACAGGAAGAGAGAAAAGAAGTGTTGTGGAACAACTGCCGGATCTTCAAGGACTCAAGGCCATCAACATGTCCATCACTTATGGTAAGTTGTATAACAGGGAATGGAAAATTACCAGGATCTGAGCATTAAGCAGCTGTAGTGTTTCTACTTTTCCTTAAACTGAAAGTGTGTAAGGAAATGCAAATTTTTTTACTAGGATCATAATGTAAGTCATATATTCTTGGTATCTTGGCATGGAAAGGGAGAAAGTGCTTTGCAATATCTGGGGATGGCACAACCCTAGTCTTTCATTAATCACTCCCCAAATGACTGTATCTTGTTTCATTTTGtacttacctttttttttttaaatatttgcaGGGTCTAACCCTTGTCAGACAAATAATGGTGGCTGTAGTCACTTGTGTCTGTATCGTCCTGCGGGTGTTGTGTGTGGATGTCCAAATGGAATGGAACTGATCAAAGATCAGCTCACTTGTATTGGTAAGTGCAAAGAAGAACACCATGCTAATGTCTGTTTAGTGCAATATTATCTAGCATAGCAACATAGGATTATAGATGTGGGAGCATATCTAGCtccttttgtttttgaaaattgCAGACACAGGAAGACTTTGATAGAACTTTATCATTACCAAAACTAGGGACACCCATTAACTCATCTTTCTTGTTCACAGTGCCAAGAGCATTTCTTCTGTTCTCTGGAAGCCATGATATCCATCGAATCTCCTTGGATACCTACAGTGGTGGCAAGGATATTCCCCTGGTTGGCATCAAAGAAGCCAATGCGTTGGATTTCAGCATTGAAGAGAAAAGAATTTACTGGACTGATATAACCCTAAAGTCAATCAACCGAGCATATCTAAATGGAAGCAACCCAGAGAAACTAATTATTGTTGATCTGGAATATCCGGATGGACTTGCTGTGGACTGGATTGCTAAGAATTTGTACTGGACAGATTCCAGGAAGCATAAGATTGAGGTGTCCAGGCTTGATGGTCAACATAGGCGCACTCTTCTTTACAAAGATGTGTGGGAACCAAGATCTCTTACTTTGGATCCTGTCAATGGGTAAGGCGTGGCCTATTGAATCAGTTAATATCAAAATATAGCTTGCAGGAGTTTGGCATATAACTGaagtgaaaagaaaaattgtgTCGTGGGTTGTGATTTCTCTGTGCATCGTTGTAAGGGTAGAAATCATGTTTtctcattattttatttatccaTCACTAGTCACCTATATTGGGCCAATGGCGGACAAGACTCAAGTATAGACAGAGCAAACATGGATGGTTCCAACCGCACCAAGGTCATCTCTAATGTCAAGCGCCCCACGGACATCACAATAGATTACAAAGAAGGGTTGCTGTTCTGGGCTGACTCTGAGAGGAAAGTGATCGAGTGTGCTGACTTGCATGGCAGAAACAGAAGAACTGTTGCCCAAGCAACAAAACCTTTTGCACTGACTCAGTACTTGGACTATATTTACTGGACTGACTGGGAGACCGAGTCTATTGAGAGAGCCAACAAGACCACTGGTTTAAACAGGACACGTATACGCAGTCGGGTGGACTATGTCATGGATATTACCGTGTTCCACTCTAGCCGCCAAGAGGGTTAGTATTTCTTGTCCCTAATGAACTGCAGGCTGTATCCCTGTTATAGAACAATTAGAGAGCATTGTTGCCGACACACACACAAGAATTTCCCCACAATAAAACACTACAACAACCAGGACTTTTTTTCAGACTCTCTATCAAACAATTTTGGATTTGATGTGTAATAAATGTTTTGTGCTTTAGGTTGGAATGTTTGCTCCATGAATAACGGCGGATGCAGTCACTTGTGTTTGGCACGCCCTAATAAACAGAAAACCTGTGCTTGCCCTATGCACTTCAAACTGATGTCTGATAATCGCACGTGTCAAGGTAACGTATGTCCCCTGATCCTCTCAACAGAACCTGGCGTGGACCCAGagtggagggggaagggggttaggATAAGGTTGGAGCGGGGTCTTGAAGGTGGAATTGAGGCATGATGGGTGTAAGGGCAAGAGGACAAAAGGGGGTGGAGGGACATGGCAGGCGGGATAGAGGACAACATGATGGATGCGATTTGGGGGAGTAGCTGTAGAGGACAAGAATAAAGTGGGAATCAAGAGAGAAGGGGGCTTGTTCTggtctttttattttgaataatttgtaaacaaaaagaCGGGCTATAATtgtagtttttattttcagagcCCCTCTCATTCATGCTGTACAGCACCGTGAAGGGCATCCATCGCTTCATATTCGACTCCACTGATTACGCCGAGATCAGCCTTCCACTGCGCAAACTCCATGATGTTAAGGCTGTGAGCTATGACATCAGCACTGGCTTTGTGTACTGGATTGACGCTGTGGAAGGCACCATCCGGCGAGCTCTTGAGAACGGCTCTCTTAGTGGAGTTATAGTCGCTGGGCCGGACGTGGAACCATATGACCTAGCCATTGACCCGTATGGCCAGCAGATGTTCTGGACTGATGCTGTCCGAAATGAGATAAATGTTTTCAGCTTGAAAAAGATGGCGCCTTTAGGCGTGGTAGCATCAGCAAAGGATGAGATGCCACGATCCATTGTACTATTTCCCGAGAAAGGGTAAGAAACCGCGAGtccttttgttttgaacaACATATTACTAAAGCTGAATCGGGATTTGTCATTGTTTATGCTCATTTGTTGTTGTCCGTTTTGGTTTTGCTTCAACCTATTCAGCACAATCAACCAATGCTTTATTTGTATCTCTTCTCGTTCAACTCAAGCAGCGCCTAAAAGTTTACTCCTGGTCACGCTGCtctgtttttcctttttactGGTGAATCtttgcaaagcatttacgaGTTATTGATGGGACTTCTGTGCTTTATTTTAAACATCTTCGTCTCATGTTACCTCCAGTTTAATGTTCTGGACGGATGTCGGTAAGAACGGTCCCAAGATCCTTCGCGCATCCATGGATGGCTCGTTCCCTCAGCCAATCGTGAGCAACATACCCAGGTCCCCAGTCGGCCTCGCCGTGGACACGGACAGGGACAAGCTGTACTGGACGGACACTGCACACAAGAAGATCGAGTTTTCCGACCTGCAAGGTTTGTTGGACTGGAATGCTCTTGAAATAATTATGGACGTCTTCCTCGGTTTTCGATAATAGTCTAAACTAATTTGTTTTCGATAATAGTCTAAACTAATTTGTAATGGAGCTTgctaaatcatttttttacgATTATGTTTGTTTGGCCGTCGTCCTTTGGCCGCTATCTTACGTTCCCGCTCAACACCAGTCACAAAATTCATCCAAATATCGGACTTCAAATTTGTATagttatttgaaatagttgtTGCAAATAGACTGTTGTGTTTTAAGTGTAAACAATCACAAAGGAGTGTGTagtcgacattctttaatgaGCTGTTGGTGTTTTAGGTGCTAAGCGCACGGTTCTCGTAGACACGAACCTCCTCACCCCCATCGGCCTTGCCATTCATGGGGACTTCGTCTACTGGATTGACAGCCGCGCGCGGGTACTCAAACGAGTTCGCAGGGAAGTGGGAAGCGACGAGCAGACGATTCAAGCCGAAATAGACGTCACGGACCTCGTAGCTCTTGATCGGTCCCAGATCAGCGGGACAGGTCAGTATAAGGGCATTACTGCCCATAGATTCTAGGATTCTAGGTTCTGTTTGTCTGAAAGCGAAGTGTTTGTCTGTAAGTTCGCAACCTAAGCATACATAAACAGAGCTATTATACATAGACAGAGCTATTGTACATAGACAGAGCTATTGTACATAGACAGAGCTATTATACATAGACAGAGCTATTGTACATAGAAAGAGCTATTATACATAGACAGAGTCATTATACATAGACAGAGCTATTGTTTGTCTGCGGCTCTACTACCCTGTGAATAAGATTACTGTAAGCTTTTAGAGTGATAATaactgttctttgtgtgtaTAGTTCCAGTCTATATAGTCGCACTATTTAGCAGGCATATAGAGTCATGGTATCTGTTGTTTGTATGTAGTTCCACACCCGTGCAAGCAGAATGACTGTAGTCACATTTGCCTAATTGGACGGGATAATGCCGCCAAGTGCTCCTGTACGGGCTCGCTAGTATTGCAGGATGACGAGAAGAACTGCGGAGGTGAGAGACATCACCATAGTAACAGGCGAATATCATACTTGGGTACATACACTTAACTGTTAAACGTACACGCACGCACACTACGCGCACACGTAAACACGCACTCACTACTCGCACACGCGAACACTCAAGCACACTACTGGCACACGTAAACACGCGCTCACTACTCGCACACGCGAACACGCAAGCTCACTGCGCGAACACGCAAGCACACTACTCGCACACGTAAACACTACGCGAACACGCAAGCACACTACTGGCACACGTAAACACGCACTCACTACTCGCACACGCGAACACGCAAGCTCACTACGCGAACACGCAAGCACACTACTCGCACACGTAATCATGCAAACATTACTCGCACACGCGAACACGCAAGCACACTACTCGCGCACGCGAACACGCGCTCACTACTCGCACACGTAAACATGCGCTTACTACTCGAACACACAAGCACACTACTCACACACGCAAACACCAAGCACACTACTCACACACGCGAACACGCAAGCACACTACTCGCACTCGCATACGCGAACACATATTCACTAACTCGCTCATGCAAACACGCGCTCGCTGCACGAACGCATTAACACGCTTACGGCAATACAAAGTCACTGATAAACAGTGACCAGTACAATGCTGGTACATGTTTGGTGGTGATGCTAGATAGTTCACCAACATTTTGGTTGTCTTTTGATCAGCTTTGCGAGATATTGGCGATTTTTGTTGAGAGCTTTATGCTCCCCTATTTAGCTGGCATAATTGATTACTTATTCGttttaattatatatttttaatgattttaaATGGTTTATTATAAATTTCCCCAGAGCCTTCCACTTGTAAGCCCAACTACATCTCATGCGCCAGTATGAAAGCCATCTGTATCCCAAAGATGTGGCGCTGCGACGGCATGCTTGACTGTACGGACAAATCCGACGAGGAAGATTGCCGTAAGTATACGGAGGCTTTGACGACCGATTTCATTAAAGATTTCCTTACCGTCATGAAAGGGCGGTAAGAAAGGTTGTTATTAACGTTACCATTTTCCCTAACTTGACAGCTCCTTGTAAGGAAAACCAGTTTCGTTGTGATAATGGCCAGTGTATAGACGGTGACCCACGCTGTGATAAGTACAAGAACTGCACTGACGGCAGTGACGAGCTAGGATGTGGTAAGTCCAACACGATACCCCGAGATAAGAAGCAACACGATACCCCGAGGTTTTCCTGAGAAGGGAGGGGATGGGAGGAAAgttgaggggaggggagggagggggataAGAGTGGGTAGGTTAGTGGTGTCCTGGTATTGGTGTACCCAGTTGTATGATATTAGCTGAAAAGGaggtatatatatttatatggGGAGCTAAGGTCTGGTTTACTAGTCAGGTAGTCATGGATTTGATTAGCGGGTCGGAGGAAGTAAGTGCTTGGAAACAATTGCTTAAAGGGGGAAGAGGGAGGCATAGGATAAGAAGATAGGGCGTGGCTCTGTTTTTTAAGTGTGGGTTAACCAGGGTTTTGTCTAGGGAGGAAGTGGGTGTGAGGAGCGACGGCGGAAAAATCACTTATGCGGGCAGTAGCGTAAAGGCAGCATGTCCACTGGTATATGAGTTTTCCAGTCTGCTAAATCCAGTCTTCCCGTTTTAGCCACTTGTGAGCCCAATTTCTTCCGCTGCAACACCGGCAAGTGTATCAGCGCTCGCTGGCAGTGTGACCAATTGGATGACTGCGGAGATAACTCGGACGAGATCGGCTGCGACACTCCCCCGGGTAAGCGTTACGGTCATTCGGTCAGGGGCTTAGGGCGACAGGGCAACTCTTGGGAATACTGATGATGATATCAGCGGATTTTTAATTCGGCATCTCAGTGCGGAAGAGTGTTAACTTTACCGACAAATACCGATAATGTTGATAATTTATATGAACAGGTCGAATAGGACTTTAAAATGACactgatagtgatgatgactgATAATGCAGATGAATCATGATTGATACTGATTACTGTTCTTTACTCCAGGTAACGGCACTAATGCTAACCACCCGCCCGTGGGCCTTCGATCGCCGATCAGCGGCAACATGCTTGGAGGAATCGTCGCATCTATTGTGTTCTGTATTTTTCTATTCTTCGTCACGTTGCTGGTCTGGCGTCGTGTCAAACGCACCCCTCACACGCTCAGCACAGAGATCGGCCTCGTTGTCACGCCAGTGTTACATGGTCACGCATCCT contains the following coding sequences:
- the LOC5521526 gene encoding low-density lipoprotein receptor-related protein 6, which codes for MFAKVVLCVFCLTLYRISSASSPRLIFANRSDIRILQTNGGTPNVTVVVKNLEDAIALDFDYEQNYVFWTDVLLEKIKRARIFGNNTQEDVISVGLKRPEGLAVDWCSKKLYWTDSEVETNRIEVSNMDGRFRKVLFWENLGQPRAIAVDPASGYMFWTDWGEEPKIERAGMDGTQRTVIVSKDIFWPNGLTIDHNDKRIYWTDAKQHHIATTDFNGKEKRTIIRGTLPHPFAVSLYGNKLYWTDWTTKSIHSCNKKTGFGRLKLQSNVYSPMGIHVFEKARQDPLPKGRKGCGLNNGGCSHLCLLSPQGISCACPTGVRLLLDNKTCENGPKHFLLLARRTDLRRISLDTPDHTDVVLPFVGIKHGIAVDFDPIEEYIYWSDDTLQVIKRAHIDGKGVETVASVEVQNPEGIAVDWIARNLYWTDTGMDRIEVSRLNGTSRKILISEDLWEPRAIVVDPGKGHMYWTDWGEHPKIERADLDGGNRIILVNSSVTWPNGLTIDYSDNKIYWADAKLDKIEVMDVDGSNRRVVLDSNIRHVFGLTLLGNYLYWTDWERRNIDSVNKFTGREKRSVVEQLPDLQGLKAINMSITYGSNPCQTNNGGCSHLCLYRPAGVVCGCPNGMELIKDQLTCIVPRAFLLFSGSHDIHRISLDTYSGGKDIPLVGIKEANALDFSIEEKRIYWTDITLKSINRAYLNGSNPEKLIIVDLEYPDGLAVDWIAKNLYWTDSRKHKIEVSRLDGQHRRTLLYKDVWEPRSLTLDPVNGHLYWANGGQDSSIDRANMDGSNRTKVISNVKRPTDITIDYKEGLLFWADSERKVIECADLHGRNRRTVAQATKPFALTQYLDYIYWTDWETESIERANKTTGLNRTRIRSRVDYVMDITVFHSSRQEGWNVCSMNNGGCSHLCLARPNKQKTCACPMHFKLMSDNRTCQEPLSFMLYSTVKGIHRFIFDSTDYAEISLPLRKLHDVKAVSYDISTGFVYWIDAVEGTIRRALENGSLSGVIVAGPDVEPYDLAIDPYGQQMFWTDAVRNEINVFSLKKMAPLGVVASAKDEMPRSIVLFPEKGLMFWTDVGKNGPKILRASMDGSFPQPIVSNIPRSPVGLAVDTDRDKLYWTDTAHKKIEFSDLQGAKRTVLVDTNLLTPIGLAIHGDFVYWIDSRARVLKRVRREVGSDEQTIQAEIDVTDLVALDRSQISGTVPHPCKQNDCSHICLIGRDNAAKCSCTGSLVLQDDEKNCGEPSTCKPNYISCASMKAICIPKMWRCDGMLDCTDKSDEEDCPPCKENQFRCDNGQCIDGDPRCDKYKNCTDGSDELGCATCEPNFFRCNTGKCISARWQCDQLDDCGDNSDEIGCDTPPGNGTNANHPPVGLRSPISGNMLGGIVASIVFCIFLFFVTLLVWRRVKRTPHTLSTEIGLVVTPVLHGHASSLSSSSSSRASICAALPVRNGSTTSGSNKRQKPLPGPTSLSGTSQTPYDRNHLTGASSSSSACTVISAYPREPLNPPPSPATERSLFTVRSRGYCESVMTPSTCPSHRYYRTPRMPPPPTPASTDAEGSVKQPSRHCRRSHRCRPSRGTLSRYNGSVTESTDLAYESDLFAPPPTPNTNYLSEATHLSDQECPPSPTATERSFFQPYPPPPSPVTETPSLV